In Hypanus sabinus isolate sHypSab1 chromosome 25, sHypSab1.hap1, whole genome shotgun sequence, the genomic stretch gagaggaagggagagagaaagtaaAGGAAAAGGGGAGAGAAAAGATAGGAAATTGAGAGATGGATAGAGACATAAAAGATTAAGGCAATTTACATTAACCACCAGTTGATAAACTCTTGCTGATCTTTCTTACATCCATTTTCCCACTCTACATCTATTTTCCTTAATTCCCTCAGTGGGTGGCCTAAGTAAATAAAAAGTATTCCAGTTTTTTTATTTACTCAAGCTTACAAAGATTTACAGTCTAAAGAGAGGAAAATTCCCCACTGCTTTCCATGAGGTTATGATCAGTAGTTCTAAACTCTGCTTCCTGGGATAGCTGCTTCATGTCAATTCTCAAGTTATTTCCCATTCTTCTGAAGTGCTCAGTGCCCATTCTATCCTTTCTTTCTTCAAAGGCGAAGCATCTCATTCCATTAATCAATCTAATTTCTTCTTTGCAGCCCCTCCAAGGCACATAAAGAGACAAAACGTGTTTTTGAAGGAGCAAAAGACCAGCAATTTGGTGAATGTTCAACTCCATACATTGGacctttttttttggtatttcCTAGGggaggcatggtagtgtagtggttagaataaCACtactacagtgccagtgacccagaaTCAATTCTGCCACCgcctgtaaagagtctgtatgttctccccgtgacttcatgggtttcctcccacagaccagagACGTATGGATTAtttggtcacaggggtgtaactggactcattgggccagaaaggtccttatctctaaataaatcaataaaggtCCGTTGAAGACCATTAATAGTCTGCAAATAATTCCTGGCCTGGCTGTTGGTTAATTTTagaaacactgaactgatttggGCTATTTTAGGAAGATGGAGTCATCCTGGCTCCCAAGCACGAATCAGCAACTCCGCTTGGAACTCCACAAAAACTGCTCTGTGCTATTAAGGATTTCTACACGTCATCACTAACCTCAGTGAAAACAGCCTACACCAGATCCAATCagtctggacctccattattggAGTATCAATCAACTGGTTGCTTTATATAACAATAATTTCCATTTAGAAATGTTTTCCATTTTTTAAATATaacaatttttatgtattgcactgtactgctgctgaaaaaatttcataacataagtcactgatagtaaacctgattctgattctaaatgcaAACCATTCTTTTAAACCAGCTAGATGTTCATTTTCCCATTAGGCCTGCCACAGTTGGTATGTCCTGCAATATTTGCGACTACAGGTTGGTACCACTTTAACAATATTAGTATTTGACTAATTGTTGAAATTGTTATAGTGTAAAGCTTGCCAGAAGTTCCTTGTTTGTGTGGGATTCAGCATGTAGAGAGAGCCAAGAcataatttttctaagctccctttGTTCGATAAGTTACGCCCTATCTAAATTGAGACATTGCAGTCTGTGTGATATCTGCAATAGGCCAAATAGTCTGACTGCTTCCTCTCTTGGAGTCTGTAAAAGCCCAAACTGAGAACCAAGACTCATATTGGATATCGCGTCACAAACCAAATCAGTCGCGTCCCTGGACCAAAGCAATGAGCTGCAGATCACTCAGGGATGTGTATTAGAAGAAATAATAATTTCTAAGAGTACAACACTCAACAGATTCGatttaaacattttaattttgaaaaGGAGGAGGCATACCCTTCTCTGTAGGGAAGATGGCTGTGGATGTCCCTGGACTGAGGTAACCGAGTTTTGTCCCTATATGGGGCATCACAGAGGTGTAGAGGTTAGCCAGAAGCTCGAAGCACTGCAGTTTGATTCTGGCGCCGTCTGTTCTCCCCGTGGATGCATCGATTTGCTCTGTctgctcccacatttcaaagacatactggttagtagggtaattggtcattgtaaactgtcttgtgattaggccagggttaaaaaGATCAGTTGCTGGGCAATCCGGCCCATTGGCCCAGAAGGGTTTGTTCTGCGCTGTACCTCTAAATGAGTAAAAGTTTTGCACCTTCTACAGgcgcaggggtaagtgccagtaGATGGGGAGGTGTGAGATGAGTGGCTCAGTGAGTGGTCCCTGCAGATAGGTGGTGAAATAGGGGAAGACAGGGCTGGTGGTGATACCATATGCTGCTGATGGTGAAGGATGAGGTGTGAAACAGGAGGACCAAGGGAACTTTGTTTTatttggggagggagtggaggggtaaGAGTGAAAGTGTAGGAAATGGAGGGAAAGCTAGGCCTCCAGAGGCTGTGTGGCCTGAATCTGCATATACGTACCCTGCTCAATGTCAAACACCTCCACGGTCCTAACAAACTTGGGCTTCCTGTAGCCCCGAGCCTGCTGGAGGCCTCCCAGAGTCAGGAAGCTCTTCTCAGTCATCACGTGGCTCGAGAAGGACCGCCGGCAGGGGATGCTGGGAAACCTGGCCCACGACCTTGCCTCGGTGTCGTAGACTTCAAAGGCGGTGACCGGAGTTTTTGCTTGCCTCCCACCTACCCAGAAAGAAAACACATATTATCCTCATCCCACGATGCAAGGAGGCCTCGGCCTTTGACAGTCTGGCAGCTTCCAACGTGGCAGGAAGGCCAAGCCATGGAGGAAAAGTAAAGAGCAGCTCATCACGCATCCAAGCAGTTCACGAGCAGCACCGAGGGAGCGCTTTGCGTGACAGATGCCACCTCCGAGAGGAGGCCGCGTAAAATATCCCACAGCACTTTGGTAAAGCGGGCAAGTTGTTCTTGGTGTCTGTACCTGCATCAACACCATTAGAGGATCTCATCACAGACAGAGTTGTGAGTTTGCTGTGCAGACACTTCTCACCTGAAAATGATGTTTTCACTTCAAACAGTACATTAGTGGCAACGCAGGAAGTGCAGCCTAAAGATGCGTGGTATAGCATGGGGCAGAACAGTAGCACGGTGGCTAGTGCAATGCTGTCAGAGCACCAGTAACCCACTCTGTAAGGAGCTTATATGTTCTCCCACTGACTGCAGGAGCTTTCAACCGGGTGCTGTGGTTTCCAAAGATGTGCGGgttaatagattaattggtcacgtggataTAGTAATTGGGCACtgcaggcttgttgggctggaatagcctgttactgtgctgtctcTCTAAATGAATGAAAAGGTTGGGAAAGGCAGCACGGCAAACTGAAGCTTTCCTTCTCGAAGCACCAAGACTCACCAAACACGTAGATCTTCCCGCCTTGGAGAAAGGTGCTGGCTGCGTATCTGGGCGTGGGCATGGGAGGAAGCGTGTGCCAAACGTCACTCGCGATGTCGTACTGCTGCAGGCGGGCTTGCGGATGCGTGTCCGACCCCATTCCACCCACTGCGTACACCTGACTGTCTGGCAACACACAGGTCACAAAGTTCATGGCAAGTTTCAATTCACTGTTGCACAGCCAGGTGTAAACCTGAACTGTCCACACGACTCACTCCTCCCCACATTACCGGTGGTCTTTTCTCCTTATTAACCACTTCTGGCTGCTCTGTCACCTTCCTTCACAACTAAATTTTGATGGTGAGCCCAGATGTCAAGTCCATTGGATTGCAGGATTAATCCCAGCCCGTCACATTTGATGCACATACACAGGAAAAAGAAGCTTATATTTATATAATATCTTCTATGCCATCAGTGTTTCACATCCACTGAATTTGTGAAGTATATTCAGCGTCATCCAACTGCAATCAGTAGGAGAGGCAACAGTCAATTTGgccacagcaagctcccacagacAGTATTGTGATAAGGGACAAATCTGATTTATTAGTCAGGGGATGAAGAATAAATTTGGCTAAGAGTTACCAGGTTCGACTTTATAACATGAAGGACCAGAGGAATATGGATCATGGGGTGGCAGATGGGATTAGCTACATTGGCATCAAGGTCAGCAgcagcattgtggactgaagggcctgtttctgcgctgtactatTTTATGCTTTTATATCTATGATTTGATCTGAACTACTGCACACTGGACAGTGTCGCACTCTTCAGTACTGCTCTAGATGACATTTTGTATGTGCCAGGAAGCCACAACCTTAAACCTCAGGTTATTGCCTTACGGGGagcatcagcaactttaaatcccctgctgttattatttcaaaggatctgtcctgggccctgcacataagtgcaattacaaagaaagcacagaaatgcctctactttctcacaagtttgcaaagatttggcaatCATCTAgacctttgacaaacttttatagatgtgcggtggagagtacgctgactggttgcatcatggcctggcatggaaactCCAATTCCCTTCAATGGAAAATCTACAAGTAGCATACATAGCCCAGTTCATCAAGGGCaaagccttcctcaccactggggacatctacatggagcatagtCGCAGGAAAACAGTAtcaatcatcaaagacccccaccatccaggccacgctctctgcTTGCTGCTGCTGTCGGGACAGAGGTACAGAACTCTCAACACCAGGTTCatgctcaaccatcaggctcttgaaccaaagaggacaacttcattcaccccatcacCAAACTGTTCCTGTAACCTAtggactcttcgtctcatgttctcgatatgtactgtttgtttgtttatcattattatttctttgtacTACTGTGAATCCCtgatagaaaatgaatctcagggtagtatatggtgacatataattactttgataataaatttactttgcactttgaaattATATGTCTGTGTCAAGAAAGTGATTTAACTACCAAACAGCTGGGACAGTGCAATAGCTAGATGTCTCCTCCTGTGAGGATATTGGGAATGCAACAGTGTTCCAACCATTTTAGTAAGGAAGGTCTATGTAGGTTTTGGGTTGAGCGGTGGTGGTGGCTCCTGTTTGCTTTGATATGGAGAGCTGTAGAAATCAGTGCCTTCCAGGGAGGGGTACAACAGGTTGTTTAGCCCTGGTGGTGTAGGTGGAGCTGAGAAGGCAGCTAGTATCATTCACTGCAACTTGTCAATAAGGGTTGATTATGATAACAGGAAGCTCATTACATCTTCTTTAGTGACCCCAGACACAAGTAGCAGAGATTCAGCCTATTGTGCCTCTTTGAAAGAGCTATCAGTTGTCCAAGTTCAATCTTCCATACACATAGCCTGTACTGCTTTCTGTTTTAGTTTATCTGATTCCATGAGGCcacaaaaccataagatataggagcagaattaggccatttggcttactgagtcttctctgccatctgcGATAAATCACAGGTGTGATAAATTTCAttacccatttccctctcagccccagctcttgcctcctccccatatcccttcatgccctgactaatcaagaatctatcaacctctgcctcaaatatatcgcgtgacttggcctccacagctgccttggtTACAAATTCCAGTTTCACCTCTCTTCAGCTAAAGAaagttctcctcatctccattctaaatggatatccctctattctgaggctgtgtcctctggtcttagactcccccactatgagaaacatcctctccacatccactctattgaggcctttcaccattcgatcgATTTCaatattcttctgaatttcagtgagtacaccgagagccatcaaacactcttcatacgaaGGAGTATTTATGAAGTTACTGTTGAGTCTAATTTCACTGCACTGATCAGGCAGAGAAAGGCTGATCATCACAGTCTGCAGTGTGAAGGAGAATtccacatctcctctgtgccacTGCTCCTTAATCCAAGTCCTCAGATTGCCatcactccctcagtaatctaTCAAAAGATCaccagacataggagcaaaattagtccattcagcccatcgagtctgctccaactggctgatttatttcaaaccctactctcctgccttctccccaagaCCATTAATCCCttaccagtcaagaacctatttatctttccttttcaaggtggctgaggTTTTGTGGAATCCATAATCTGAATCCAGTGGAATCCAGTTGCACCGAAACTGCGGTCGGTTCCCGCTCTTGGAGCTCGCCGAGTGGCCAagttttcaatatctccaggagaggAAGATGTGTGTGCTCGGGGTGTGGGTCTATGGCCCTGTGGGTGACCCCATTCCTAGCAGGTGCTGCTGACTAAAGCATCATGGGAGATCAGAACATATGGCTGTCAGAGGACTTGACACCCCAGCAACTGCTCTCTCTCTGGATGGTGAGAGAAAGTTTGCTGCTGACTCTTGAGTCAGAGAAACTCTTAGTATAGCGACAATGCAGACTGCAGCAGCGAAACAGTGAACTGCTGATCTCCCCTCTTGTTGTGGAAGGGGgcgacacctctctctctctcgttagtgCCCGTGGCACATCaaagtgctgggttatggacAGTAGCTTCTAATGGACTATAATGGGGGCTTGCTATTGCTTGATGGGTAGTGGTGGGGGCTGATGCTTCCTgcaagagggggagggggaaaggggagggttgaagctttgctgctgcttgtgattgttggggtggggagagggactttggggttcttacattcattctttggggtttcatCTGTTTCACAGACGTctgtgaagaataagaatttcaggttgcatacaTTCTCTAATATTAAATAGAACCATTGAATCTCTGTCTTTAATGTACTTGATGACCTGGCCCCCACATCTGTCTGCGGCAACATATTCCACAAtattttcaccaccctctggttgaagaaattcctcctcataactGTGAGTATCAGTAATTGGTCTTCCGTGATTTTACCCACTCTAAGTAATCTTGCTTTCTCTACATATTCCTGAGATCTCTCGTCGCTCTTGTGCAATTACCTTTGACTATCACGGAGACACCCATGGCAGCTTCGCACAAGGAATTCCTCCTTTCCCACTTGCCTTCTTCCACGTTGTACATCTCCACCGTGGAGAGGGGACTCCGCTGGACTCCCATGCCGCCAATCACTAGGATCCGCTTCCCCAGGGGAGCCGCGGCCACGCCTGCTCTTACCGTGGGCATCGGTGGGAGGGTCGTCCACTGATCAGCTTCCGGAGAGTAGACCTCACAAGTGTTCATGGGGGCCCCGCTCTCATCACAGCCCCCGATGAGGTAGAGTTGTCCCCCACTCTCCACAGGGGTGCAGTAGACTCGGCCAACAGCTAAGGCTGCCAGGGACTGCCAGTGGAATGACCTGGTGCTGGGCACGGACATGGCACTTAAGCAGTTGTCCATCCCTGCGCTTCTCCGTTATGTAGTCCGCCGAAGAGCCATGTGACCAATACGAACCTGGTTTTAGCTACAGCAGTCCATCTGGCAGTAACTGGTACACAGCTCCCAGACAACACAAGGAACGCCAAAACTGTAAAGAAGAAACCAAGATGTGGTTACCGGCAACTTATAAATGGGGCAAGACACTTCACTCCATTTTCCTTGCCTGAACTCATTCTGACATACAGCTCtaggagggggaaggtgtctctaTCTTTACCCAAACCATCCCTGTTAAGACGTGAGGCTGAGCAGTGAATCCCACttaataatttattatttatCTATCTGCTTAGCGATACAGagcggagtaggcccttctggcccttcgaaccataccacccagcaacccccagattaaccctagcctaatcatgggacaatttacaatgaccaattaacctatcaactcgtaagcctttggactgtgggaggaaaccggagcacctggggaaattccacacattccatggggagggaaactcatccccttctaccttaggccacgggcTTATCAATTACccttgatgagttattaactggtgagttattaacttcaaacttgttGCATTATCACTCGAAGAGTTGAACTTGATGTGCATGTAAgagagctgtacaactcatctctttctacctcaggccacgaacttatcaatcacccctgctgtggacgctttctggaggtccaagatccgtatgctccatgaccgctagactaagtgtgtacatgtaagagaggggactacgttgaaaaatatatgtgctaggttttctaaaattgactccttctatgctaggccatgaacttatcaatcaccccttgtacatgttccttacagaacagcaccgGGAATGAACTCTGCCCCcagcccgagctgtaatagcatcacactaaccaccactgtgggacctgatgatgcTTTCACCTGGTGGTTGGATACAGTTTATAGCAAGGCTCATTGAGTGACAGTCCAAAGCAGAAaccagtggggggtggggggtagctTCTTCCTCACTTAGACCCATCCCAGAAAGCTCAAAGGGGAGTAGG encodes the following:
- the LOC132381075 gene encoding kelch domain-containing protein 8A-like isoform X1, with the translated sequence MDNCLSAMSVPSTRSFHWQSLAALAVGRVYCTPVESGGQLYLIGGCDESGAPMNTCEVYSPEADQWTTLPPMPTVRAGVAAAPLGKRILVIGGMGVQRSPLSTVEMYNVEEGKWERRNSLCEAAMGVSVIVKDSQVYAVGGMGSDTHPQARLQQYDIASDVWHTLPPMPTPRYAASTFLQGGKIYVFGGRQAKTPVTAFEVYDTEARSWARFPSIPCRRSFSSHVMTEKSFLTLGGLQQARGYRKPKFVRTVEVFDIEQGSWIKTTRRLNMKTKRADFVAAYLQGRVIVAGGLGDQPAVLSSAEALNPVKNRWEKLPPLPTARCTCSSIVFKNHLFVIGGVSQGPSSAVEALSLTDS
- the LOC132381075 gene encoding kelch domain-containing protein 8A-like isoform X2, yielding MDNCLSAMSVPSTRSFHWQSLAALAVGRVYCTPVESGGQLYLIGGCDESGAPMNTCEVYSPEADQWTTLPPMPTVRAGVAAAPLGKRILVIGGMGVQRSPLSTVEMYNVEEGKWERRNSLCEAAMGVSVIVKDSQVYAVGGMGSDTHPQARLQQYDIASDVWHTLPPMPTPRYAASTFLQGGKIYVFGGRQAKTPVTAFEVYDTEARSWARFPSIPCRRSFSSHVMTEKSFLTLGGLQQARGYRKPKFVRTVEVFDIEQGSWIKTTRRLNMKTKRADFVAAYLQGRVIVAGGLAVLCRVELACEEGQRCIFSIGLC